The Microcaecilia unicolor chromosome 3, aMicUni1.1, whole genome shotgun sequence nucleotide sequence GGCATAGCTTTTCCTCAAGGGCAACCCAAATGCTGGTGAAAAACAGGACTCTTTctcgccctccctctctctcctcgtgTCTGCTTCCATCTAAAGAAGGGTAAGAGTCTTAAGAGATCTCCTGGCTCAAACAAGATACCTGCCCAGAAATAAATGAAGTATTAATAAATAAAGAGTGTGTGCTGCTATTTCTGTAATGCAAAGGTTTGTAACTTTTTCATTCCACAATCTGGCTGGGTATGTGACTAGAATGTGCCTTTCTGGAGACACCCTTCAAACAAATGTGATCTTATTCAGCCCATCAGAGCAGCTTGCTCTttggataattaaaaaaaagaaaaaggggggatgggagggggtcagctaATTGGCATAATGCACAGCTGGAATCACTACCCTGCATTAACTGCtgaattctatataccatgccttaatttccacgtggaaatcgaagtgtattctaaaacaatgtgtgtaacttaattagttaactagctaatcagccctgtcaattggatgtttatttatttatttacttgttgcatTTGTAAGACTTACatgcagaactcgctaagcatattctgtaaagtagtgtgcataaattctaagttgcatagttgaaaaggggcggggtggggtgtttctaaaatctatgcacgttgttatagaatacactcgcaCTGCACCTGATTTATGTGTCGGGGATctatgccaagtaaaacgtggtgtaaatggccagtattctcaatggagaagggtagatattggggttccccaggagtctatactgggaccgctgctttttaacatatttataaatgatctagagatgggaataactagtgacataattaaatttgttgatgacacaaagttattaaaagttgtcaAACAGCAAAAGAATTGTGAAgcattgcaagaggaccttatgagactgagagacttgccatctaaatgacagatgacgtttaatgtgagcaattgcaaagagatgcatgtaggaaagaggaacccaaactatagctatgtaatgcaaggttccacgttaggagtcactgcccaggaaacggatctaggtgtcattggaaaccatctgctcagtgtgcagggacctctaagaaagcaaagagaattttaagaattattaggaaaggaatggaaaacaaaactgagaatgttataatacctttgtatccctccatggcgcaactgcacctcgaatgctgtgtgcaattctggtcactgaatgtaaaaaagatatagtagaataaggaaaggtacagagaaaggtgacaaaaattatGAAAGGGATAGGAAGAAgtccctctgaggaaaggctaaagcggcttgggttcttcaacttggagaaaagaaggctgaggagagatatgatagaggttgagcgcagtggaacagatggatgtgaatcacttgtttactcttccaaaaatgCTAGAACTAGGAGGCACACAGTGAAGTACTaaatagtaaacttaaaacaaactggaggaaatatttcttcactgaacgtgtaattaaactctagaatttgttgccagagaatatggtaaaagcagttagcaggattttaaaaatgtctggataaattccaaaaagaaaaatcttaagccattattaagatggactgggGACAATCCACGGCtcatttctaggaaaagcagcagaaaagctgttttactcttttgggatcttgccgggtacttgtgacctggattggctactgttggaaacaggatgcttgacttgatggaccttctgtctgtcccagtatggcaacacttatgttctgcTAACATGAAACAGAGCACATCCAGTATAAACAAAACTAAGGTAATACAGCTCTCTCTTATCAAGTAACTAAAGACAGGGCACTCCACAAAAGAATGTTGCTGAAATAAACAGGCTGTGGAATACACCTTGGTATCCCTCTGCAAAACAGAACAGCCATAAATCATTTGTGCCAAGGACATGCTTGTAAAGGAGAACAAAAGAAAGAATGTATCTCTGCCCAGAAGCGAAGCAGCCCCTGCTCAAAAAGAAagggctttgttttttttttattataaaggaCCAGAGATTAAGTTAGCAGCAAATGAGTCCCTCTTCAATCTTCCCTCTCCACATGGAAGAGAATATaggaccaaaaacaaaacaaacagatgtTCAAGTCAACCACACCTTCTATTTTAACCATTGTACAATTCTTTTTAAGCGGAACCGATAGATTAGGTTTATTTAAAGTGTCAGACATATCAAGCCAATCAGGAGAAAGTTATTTATATCCTACGGCTGTACCACGGGGAAACAGCTTAGTTTGTGACATGGGATCCACTGATGCCTGCTCATATGGAGAAGGGCACAAGGGGTtggttggtggtggtggctgtggtGGTGGAAATGTAGCTGAGTCTGGTAGACTCTGGGATTCAAGCAATTTTTCACTTACCAAAATCCATTTATTAATAGCTGGTAAATATTGCATTTACCCATGGATTTaccctttttatttttctcattatAATCAATTCATTGTTTCAGGAAGGAACCCTGAAAacagccatctgctggccaagaAAAAGAAGTTCTGTAGCAAAGCCAAAAAACACTAAACAGCGAACAAAAaaaccacatatatatatacaaataggaCATGGTCTGCAGACATAGAAGATGGTGCAGAATTGTAAATTTAATCGGGCAGAGTACTCAAGTTCTGCTCCCTTTCCAGGAAAATTAATTGTTAAGGAACACAATTTGAAATGATCAAAAATTTGGAATTGTAATACATTGCTTTCTCTAAAATAGGTATACTTGGTTTCAGGTCAGGTCCATGGCAACGGTAAGAAATCTGGATATGTATGACCTGTGAacaaacatgatattatatacaagCACATATGATAAATTACCAGAACATTGTCCTAGGGGTAGAAGTACTTCTCATGTATACAAAGTATATGGGATAGCTACTCCGAAAGCAGGGAAAAATACTGTAAAATTGCTCCATCCGGATACTGTATCTCTGCAGCAGATCAGTAATCTGGAGGTGCATAGAaagaaataagtaaaaaaaacaagaaagtaTTTCTTTACGTTCCACCATTGGTCTAGTTATATCATTACCTTTCACAGGAACATGTTTAAAACCTTTTTTCTAACAATTAAACCTTCACGTAAGGAGTGCAGTGGAGCAGTAAAACCCCTCCTTCACGCTCAAATTTGAAATTACCTACCAGGAACTCTATTAACTTTAATGCTTGTAAAACACAATAATAACATCAAGAAGAGATTTCTTAACTTACCACTGTCCGTGCTACACGCACCTGGATGTCCCGTCCACTGCTGGCACTTGTGGTGTTGCCAGTCCTCTGTATTGGCGTGCTAATGTGGAAGCGCGTTACCACCCCTGTGGAAATGATCGCCGACCGGCCTATCCAGTTCTCCCTGGATTCAATCACTTTTCGTCTTCCCCAGTCAGCTCAGgcgtccctactactactactatttagcatttctatagcgctacaaggcgtacgcagcgctgcacaaacatagaagaaagacagtccctgctcaaagagcttacaatctagtagacaaaaaataaataaagtaagcaaatcaaatcaattaatgtgaacgggaaggaagagaggagggtaggtggaggcgagtggttacaagtggttatgagtcaaaagcaatgttaaagaggtgggctttcagtctagatttaaaggtggccaaggatggggcaagacgtaggggctcaggaagtttattccaggcgtagggtgcagcgagacagaaggcgcgaagtctgcagttggcagtagtggagaagggaacagataagaaggatttatccatggagcggagtgcacgggaaggggtgtagggaaggacgagtgtggagagatactggggagcagcagagtgagtacatttataggttagtagaagaagtttgaacaggatgcgaaaacggatagggagccagtgaagggtcttgaggagaggggtagtatgagtaaagcgaccctggcggaagatgagacgggcagcagagttttgaaccgactggagaggggagaggtgactaagtgggaggccagcaagaagcagattgcagtagtctaaacgagaggtgacaagggtgtggatgagggttttggtagagtgctcggaaagaaaggggcggattttacgaatgttgtaaagaaagaaacgacactCCCTGAGTTGATGACTCCTTCTGGAGTTCTCCCGGTGTTTCACTTGTTTACGAGACTTAAAACACCTAGTCTGCGTGCAAAAGTCAGACCTAGGACCTAGCAGTAATAACACTGAAAGTAATTGAAAGGGGTCACTTACCAATTTTCATGTTAAACAACACAGTCAGCCTCTCCACTAATCATATCGGCGGCACCAATGTAATTAagatttaggtctttttaccaccatcccAATAATCATACATATCCCGGGAAAAGAttggaatgataaaagaccaggccacgtatgagaaaagtaatttattaACTAACCAATacagaattaaaataaattttctcATAGGAGTACAGTTCTGCTTATACAAAAGTATTGGCTGAGACTGTCTAAAACATTTACTATTCATGCTGCTACTTATATACTGTTTCTACACAAAGCCTTTTCATAAAAGACATTACTTCATTCTTTTCGCTTATCATCTTTCACTCTAATGTTCTTCAGCCAAAACCTCCCTGCTACTTTATCTATTACCTCATGTTCTGTTTCCTGAACTCCTGTGCACATACCATTCTAACTAAAGTCTTTGTCTGCTACTTTGGTCGGCCTTCACCTTTAACAACATCCCTTGATCCATAACTGTGCTGCTATTTCTTCATTACGCTCTTCAGGTTAGTggctaaccggttatatcacgtgatataactggctatctgctaataaTCAGCACATTGCCAGGCCCAGAtacgtttggtggccaaatcgggctgccaaaatagcaagcctgtctttggccggtttaaacttaatcagccagcgctgaatattggcttggtcgGTTAAGTTTCAACTGGCCaaaattaaactggatattcgATGCTGGTCCCTGGCACTGATTCCAGTCTCACCACTGACCAGCCAAACTGCCtccagtggtctgaatatcggccccttaaTAGTTGCAGTTAGGAAACTTCAAAactaatgatttgttctttaactATTGAGCTTAACCAGATAAGtggtccccccaccccctcacacacaaatatttcatttcaatttaacacacattaaaattaGCATACAAACATTTTAATAACACTTACTGAAATAGCATGCACTAGAATGAAAGCTAGCTTGTGTCAATGCATATTACTTCATTTCAGCTTGCCCTGTTTTGAAACAGTACACATTGAAGTgagacaagaaaaataaaaaatacaaaaatgaaaatcAAAGTAACATTTTTTTCTGCCTGCACCCATCCCTGCCATTTTTACATCTTTTTAACGCACACATGAgtacaattttattttttccaatAGGAAGTCGATAAGTGAAATGACCTGCTGCATTCTCTCTTTCCCATAGATGCACTGGCTCTGTGGTTTATTGATTTTGGGGAGTGGGTGACCTCCATTGGTGTTGCACCCGGAAATCCAATGCTGTAAGTGGAGCTGGCGAAaccatagctagttaagtgcaaTATACAGCACCTAACTGGCTATGGCGAACTATATgaaagtaagactgacttttatgtggtcctattaatacagttaccttggctggttttatttatttatttattaggatttatttaccgcctttttgcaggaattcactcaaggcggtgtacagcaagaataagtcaaacgtaagcaatagacaattacggcagtaaaactattcaaacaTCAATACTAAGTATGGCATGGtctgctacattacaatgccaacacaatatgtaataaaatattttaatagacagcatagagtgtcagcaaagatggaacatatagatagataagacagagtaacaggagtaagaaaataaggcacaagttaaagagagttgcaattgaggtcagaaaggtgcttgaacattatcttggctagggtaggaacGGATAAACataatatgtgcagccggtgtcatttacttcttccgttaaaggcctggttgaagatccaagctttcactTAACTGACTCCAccccagaatgccccccaaaatagccggtttcacGTTGAACTCTAAGCAGacatattcagcagtactaaccagttaagtgctgctgaatacaaCTGAACAAGAAATTTAATTGTccagcagccatttctggctagttaaattgttttgaatatcaacccccatgTAAATAGTTACATCCTAAAatcagtatttacacatgtaaatgccaatgatTTCCATAAAGAATTGCCATGTAGAGATTCTAAAATGGTCTCCTTAACCTTCAGGGCGAGAGAAGGTTAAGACTCATGTTCTTTTGCTCCTCCTCAGATCCAACAAGCCGATAACCAAAAGTGTTCATTGCCTGCTTACAGATTTCCTGAACCTCCTTAGCGTTTTGGAAGCTCAGCTTCTGTCGCCAGTACTGTGAGATTTTCTTGGCATCCTTGGCGTACTTCAGCAAACCCTGATCCTTCtgtgccacttggtgcgtgttgTGGTAGACCCAGAACTGCTTGTGAGGAGTCAACTTCAGGCCCGCATACTCAAACAGGTCAGCTGCATAGGATATGGGATCTCTTGCCAGGTCCTCGAAGCGCAGTAGAAGATAACGATCCTCCAGAGGTAAGGATGCATTGAAGATGCGCATCTGGGCCTGGCAAACTTCCTGCATTACCATGGTGGCATTGGGTATGCCCTTCTGAGACCTAGTGATGATCCTGTCATCAATTTGCAGCCCTTTCACATTTTCACGCGAAGAGAGAACAGCCCGTGGATCCCTTACCAGGTGGATGATCTTAAGATTCAGTGAGGTGTCCTCCAGCAGTGGATAGAGAGCTTTTAGATCTAGAATTCGCACTACCTTCACTACCACATGACTGTGGGATCTGCAGGCCTCCTCGATTTTCTCAAAAGGAGACTTGGAGCAGATATGAGAGCAATGGGTCTCTTCCAGGACACCCAAGCCTGGGAGGGTGCCGCAAACTGGGGCAGAGCATAAGGCTCTGCTCTTGATCCATGAAAACAGATCTGACACAAACTTACTCCTACCCATATATGGCTTCAGCGCTGACATGTCGCAGAGGAAGATGGACCACAGTAAGTCCCTCATGGGTCTTTGAAGGAGCTCTGGGCCCTTATTTGCTAACGACATCCACAGATGCCTGATAGGCTCCATCAGATAGAAAACCTCAGAGTTCTGGTTGAACACCTCTCCCAGAAAAGAGGACCCAGAACGCCAAGAGGAGAGGATGAGCAGGTGTGTTTTTCCCGACTTGGCTGGTGGGCCAGGGCGGACGAACCTGGAGAGCGGGTCGCTGGCATACCACAGCACCAAGCCCTCGGCGAGAACCAAGAAGCACACATGGGAAGTTCTGACCCGACGGGTCATCCTGTCCTGTAAAGGAGAGGATTATGAATGAATAGGGAAGAACAATGGAGGTTTCCAGCAAAGCACTGAGTGATCCAGACCTGTATCCTTTGCAGACTACGCCACCTTATAGGGATCAAAGTAAGAATTATGCAAAATTGATCATGTGCTTTTGTGATCACAAAGGTCTCCTCTTTAGAATCACCTTTGGATAATTCTTAATAATGCTTCTTTCTACAGTGCCAGCAGGTGAATTAGAGCTTGAAGTTAACACTTGCCAAGCTCTGGCATCCTTGTGCTGAGCATTGCTGTAATCAAGGCCAGCATTGACACTCAGGCtgactctctttctctccctgccATTCCCTAGTACCTGCCAGGTTTCAGAAACCAGCATCCATTCAGGTTctcttggggggggtggggagagccaAATGTCTCTCATTGATTGCCCTCTGAGTATTTTACAGTAAGTTGTAATGCTTTTCTGAACTATTACAGAGTGTGAAAGAAACTGCTGGGTTTCCCTgcctcttttccttcctcttgttgcttgggataatggtgccctccttccccccttttccctctccctcccattaCTCACCAGGATTTTAGTAGCAGAAGCAGAATCACAATTTTTCTTTGTCCTGCACAGGTGCACTGTGATGAGGGCTCAGCCCAACCAACCACTGGTAAATCAAGAAGCCCGCCTGGATTCCCCGTAACCCTTCCATACCTGGCAGTGAAAACCTTCAAAGAACAAAATGCACCGAACAATACAAAACAAAGGGACTCTGTCACAGAACTGTTAAATGTCATATAAACATTGCTGTGGCTACCTCCTCTGCCTGTTTTATTCATTAATATATACTTTTAATTTCAGTGGAAACATACAGTGTTGTAACAATAAAGCCCAGAGGCGATGCTAGACCTGATAcagaaagagaaatagaaaaactTCCTTCTGCTTCTGTCTTCAGATGTTTTAAAGGTCAGATACCTATAGACAGTTGCTGAAATACCTCTTCTTTCTTATCCTTACAGTTTTATTCTTAAATATCCCTGTCCCTTAATCTCCCTTCCAAACATATATATCTTTTTTCCAtgtaagaaaattttaaaaattaatcctCTTCATGTGTCTTTTACTGAGAATCTCATGCATTACTGTTGTCATGTAATATAAACAGAAGGACAGGATCCATTGCAGTTCCAAAGACACACCGAACACAACGAAGGCGACAAAAAAAGGTGAAGCTAGATGATGTTCAAAGTATGcaaaatgtttattaaaacatccaatgactcgacacgagttgtgtttcggccacaacagcctgcatcaggagtcttctgtCCGATGTTTTGAATTTGCTAGCTTGTAAtaccaccagccaaggtattataATGATGATGCGGCAGGGGGagtggagtggggaggtgggctaaaatgtgctcccccccacactttgggcttTGGCTCCCCCtcccatcaaggtctggctacgccccaggttttagttggtgtaaatggtcacgcctaaattttagtcatggggacaGGCACTATGTGATGTGATAACTACTGCTGGGATATTGATGCGTGTAATAATTAGTTATTAGCatccaattgactaattagtttaccaGCGCTTCTGGGCTCCACCCCCAGATTTAAGCAACTTAGAgaaaatctgggggtaagtgtgcatgcaaatctctctcatgcatattcattaatacCACCTTATCTGAGTAACCTATTTCCGATCTAGTTACAATATATATTCCACCTCAAGTAACTATTATCTCCTTCTTACCATAATTCAAATTTCTTTTATTGTAAGACACCATTTATTGCAAACAATATTAAATACAATCCTTTAAAATATCAATCCTTCCTCACTAGCTCATGCACAGTACTCTTATCAATCATACCAAATGCATACCAAATTTGCGTAGGGTTTTGACGAAGCTAGACATATGAGGACAGTTGGGTGGAAGATGGCTGAAAATTAGAGCATTGCTGTCGATTAAGTTGTGGCGCATTTTTGATCTGAAAATTAAAGGCAAGAGTGGGACTACAGACCTTGCATAAGAAGGATATATGCACAAGATCAAAATGGATGATCTCAAACATTCCAGATGAGTAAAGATCTATCGACAAATAGTGCAATGGACATTACAGATAACATCAAGCCAAGATTGTGTTTGTCACTGAGTGCTAATTCAATACAACTGTTTGGCAACTTGAAAAGAAGTATATTGACGATAATAAGTTTGGATTGGATTGAGCACACAGTTGAGTGAGCATATAAGGCCAACAGTCCCGATTAGAATGCATTTGGTAAGATTGGTATGAGAGGTGTGTATGCAATAGTGAGAAAGGATTGATATTCTAAAGGATTGTATTTAATAATGTTTGTAATAAATGGTGTCTACAATAAAAGAAATTTGAATTATGATAAGAAGGAGATAGTAGTTACTTGAGGTGGGATGCCtaattaaggatatcctgaaacctgatccATTGGTGGCCTTCAAGGACAGGGAGTGAATACCACTGTTGTAGTCAGCGTAGGAGAAGCTTTGGCTCAAAAGCTGCAAGTTAGATTAGCTCTGAAAACAGAAAACAACTAAAGGGACTGTAATTATTTTATCTTGGAAAAAAAAGCCAACTAAGCATCTTGTACTGTTTGTACTTTGCTGCTGCTTGAGGGTAACGTGGACTttgctcattatcttgtacaaGATGACCTCTACTGGTAGCTGTGTGTATTGCGCTAGTCTTTTACTCTCAGTTTATGAAGACACTGGTAggtcttcatttttttttggaCTCCAGAGCATCCTACAgcaggtgttctcaacccagtcctcaggacacacccccGCCCGTCAGTTTTTCAAGatgcccacaataaatatgtatgagagagatttgcatataatggaggcagcacatgcagatttatctcatgcatattcattgtgggtatcctgaaaaccagactggcttggtgtggcCCGAGAACTGCGTTGAGAAGCCTTGTTTTACAGAGAATGACAGGGGCAGGGCTGAGCCTTAGAACACAGCAGAGATGACTGCTCTGTAATCCAGCCCTTCTCTTGTTGCTCTTCCTCCTGCCCCTATACCCCCCACCAATAAAAGCTCCTTTTCCTTTATATCTACAAAAATTAAGCTTTGTTAACAACAGTCAGTGTCATTGTGATTAAAGTAAAGTGTTTTCAATTGTTCTAGGGGCCGATGCAGGAAGCTTGTTTTACAGTCATGCACTGATGGCTTACTGCATGGCTTCTAAtgcaagctactactactacctaacatttctagagcgctactagggttacgcagcgctgtacagtttaacaaaaaggacagtccctgctcaaaggagtttacaatctaacgggcgaaatgtcaagttggggcagtctagatttcctgaatagaggaacGGTGGTTagttgccgaaggcgacattgaagaggtgggctttgagcgaggatttgaagatgggcagggaggggcctggcgtgtgggctcagggagtttattccaggcatggggtgaggcaaggcagaaagggcggagcctggagttggcggtggtggagaagggtactgaaaggagggatttgtcttgacagcggaggttacgggtaggaacgtaaggggagatgagggtagagaggtaaggaggggctgtagatcgagtgcatttgtaggttagtaggagagacttgaactgtatgcggtacctgatcggaagccagtgaagtgacttgaggagaggggtgatatgagtgtatcggtccaggtggaagataagacgtgccagtggcgtagccagacctgacattttgggtgggcccagagctaatatgggtgggcattatgtatacaggtatgagtagtgtttcaagggatattacaaaataatgccttagagtgcacttgatgaaggataAGTAAATAATCTACCCAACAGTTGTCCTGTGTCATCATAAACTGCGTACATACTTCATGGAACTCCaccattttaaaatttattttaaaaatttctatcctgcactatcccacaattctaggcaattactagacaaacagcacttaaacttgaccagacataagtctactataatggcaaacacctcaacacacatcacagtatcctgcaaaataattatagcaatggcacatattcatcaaactttgctttataacaaatgtaaatgtctGATTAAACTGTGTTAAAATCACTTTTTTTAAAAGTTTAGATAAAAATGGCAAATTAGACACTGGCCTAAAAATATTTGGCAGATCTGTCATAGTCCACAGCTaagatgtttcctcttacagttttcaactgaaaaaaaaaatattcagattcTGATAGGacctcagtaatagcaacattgtCAAAATCCATTCCCTGCCAGATtctttgtgaagtaacattaaatcttatgaagcttcttagagcctatgtagAAAACCTTAACACc carries:
- the LOC115464967 gene encoding carbohydrate sulfotransferase 4-like translates to MTRRVRTSHVCFLVLAEGLVLWYASDPLSRFVRPGPPAKSGKTHLLILSSWRSGSSFLGEVFNQNSEVFYLMEPIRHLWMSLANKGPELLQRPMRDLLWSIFLCDMSALKPYMGRSKFVSDLFSWIKSRALCSAPVCGTLPGLGVLEETHCSHICSKSPFEKIEEACRSHSHVVVKVVRILDLKALYPLLEDTSLNLKIIHLVRDPRAVLSSRENVKGLQIDDRIITRSQKGIPNATMVMQEVCQAQMRIFNASLPLEDRYLLLRFEDLARDPISYAADLFEYAGLKLTPHKQFWVYHNTHQVAQKDQGLLKYAKDAKKISQYWRQKLSFQNAKEVQEICKQAMNTFGYRLVGSEEEQKNMSLNLLSP